In Thermospira aquatica, the following proteins share a genomic window:
- a CDS encoding ABC transporter substrate-binding protein, translating into MRYLFLVLPSLVFGLTIYSPKAAPALPLVRLTNEVNVVFYQDVTTEVLPLLVKREEALFIIPANVASKLYAKMSDLRLVGITSVGMLALLTTNELYTNWRDLSGKQVHIGAPGSSPDVVSRVLFRQAGVRPEILYGDSPQIAQLMMADKIENAVLPEPLVSLVLAKNPKVRIFKVYRAEWETFFKTKNGIPQTAIVGFSGYLSRNQAEVTKFFQSYQQEVAWVNTHPAEASQVGVVGLGLQVPPAVIEKAIPHMGLTYLPARMMRKEILLYFHELRAVDEKTVGNIPDDNFFAW; encoded by the coding sequence ATGCGATATCTCTTTTTGGTTCTTCCTTCTCTTGTTTTTGGGCTTACGATTTACAGCCCCAAGGCAGCACCAGCTTTGCCCCTTGTAAGACTTACCAATGAGGTCAATGTGGTTTTTTATCAGGATGTTACCACAGAGGTTTTGCCCCTTTTAGTCAAAAGGGAAGAGGCACTTTTTATCATTCCTGCTAATGTAGCATCCAAGCTTTACGCTAAAATGTCTGATCTTCGTTTGGTTGGGATCACCTCAGTGGGGATGCTGGCTCTTCTGACTACCAATGAGTTATATACAAACTGGCGGGATCTCAGTGGAAAGCAGGTCCATATTGGGGCTCCTGGCTCTTCGCCTGACGTGGTCAGTCGGGTACTTTTTAGACAGGCAGGAGTTCGGCCGGAGATTCTTTACGGGGATTCCCCGCAGATAGCTCAGCTGATGATGGCAGATAAGATTGAAAATGCTGTGCTTCCCGAACCCCTTGTCTCTCTTGTTCTTGCTAAAAACCCCAAGGTTCGTATTTTCAAAGTCTATCGTGCCGAATGGGAAACGTTTTTTAAAACAAAAAATGGGATTCCTCAGACAGCCATTGTGGGGTTTAGTGGCTATCTTTCCAGAAATCAGGCAGAGGTAACAAAGTTTTTTCAATCCTATCAACAGGAAGTTGCCTGGGTAAACACGCACCCTGCCGAAGCCAGTCAGGTAGGGGTTGTGGGACTGGGACTTCAGGTGCCCCCGGCTGTGATTGAAAAGGCTATCCCTCACATGGGGCTTACGTATCTTCCTGCTCGTATGATGAGGAAAGAGATTTTGCTTTATTTTCATGAACTTAGGGCTGTAGATGAAAAGACAGTAGGAAACATTCCTGATGATAACTTCTTTGCGTGGTAA
- a CDS encoding ABC transporter permease gives MITSLRGKIFFALGVVIFVLLWEVASFGMASSLLLPSPYEVAKELLHLLWQRETYEHLSTTLIRIGLGIVLSAFPGIILGILSGRWNDLYFLFQPWLLVFQSIPAIVWVLLSLLWFPRDVTPVVLAFLTTFPLWVLGIRQAILSVPGELLEMVDVFGVRGVRRYFALYFPYVLFSLSTTLRGTITLSIKIVVMAEVLAFPAQGIGARLFWAKTYVDIVQLFGWAMLLLLLSWGIDALFSRLIIVLKRYFHLEVE, from the coding sequence ATGATAACTTCTTTGCGTGGTAAGATTTTTTTTGCTTTAGGGGTGGTAATTTTTGTCCTTCTATGGGAGGTGGCGTCTTTTGGGATGGCTTCCTCCCTTTTGCTTCCCTCGCCCTACGAAGTGGCGAAAGAACTACTTCATCTTCTCTGGCAAAGAGAAACCTATGAGCATCTCAGCACAACGCTTATAAGAATAGGGTTGGGGATTGTTTTGAGTGCCTTTCCTGGTATTATTCTTGGTATACTTTCAGGAAGATGGAATGATCTTTATTTTCTTTTTCAACCATGGCTTTTGGTTTTTCAAAGTATTCCAGCGATCGTTTGGGTCCTTCTTTCTCTTTTGTGGTTTCCCCGGGACGTTACACCGGTCGTATTAGCTTTTCTGACCACCTTTCCGCTGTGGGTGCTGGGCATACGGCAGGCAATCCTGAGTGTTCCGGGAGAGCTTCTGGAAATGGTCGATGTTTTTGGGGTTCGGGGAGTGAGGCGGTATTTTGCTCTTTATTTTCCCTATGTGCTTTTTTCTCTTTCAACGACATTGCGGGGGACCATCACTCTCTCTATTAAGATTGTTGTAATGGCTGAGGTGTTGGCTTTTCCTGCTCAGGGGATTGGAGCCCGTCTCTTTTGGGCAAAAACGTATGTTGATATTGTGCAACTCTTTGGCTGGGCGATGCTTCTTCTTCTTTTGAGCTGGGGGATTGATGCTTTGTTTTCTCGACTGATAATTGTTTTGAAACGGTATTTTCATCTGGAGGTGGAATGA
- a CDS encoding potassium channel family protein: protein MQTAFFRRIFFFVFVLFLLLLVGTVGYMSLEGWHWFDALYMSVIVVTTLGFQEIHPLSAGGRFFTILYSLGGIIVFVGILSLLGVQIIESYLSIDNRRKRMLRELFMIRQHYIVCGCGKVGKHVIETLLRNKKRFVGIDIDPKNFERLKQEYTLENNWLLEGDATDEDVLLQAGIDRATAIFCCVRDDIKNLFIAMSAKQLNPHIKIATYVIDEKNIRKFQQIGVDEIISGDFLIGRHLASTMLNEHFLSFVGELESSPEESVFVGEVVIEPDSFLIGKSLRDADIYQNVGLLVFAIRRGSTTFYNPHPGNTILESGDKLVVFGEREKIQALDKYVNG, encoded by the coding sequence ATGCAGACGGCTTTCTTTCGAAGAATATTCTTTTTTGTTTTTGTACTTTTTCTTCTCCTTTTGGTAGGTACAGTGGGGTACATGAGTCTTGAAGGCTGGCATTGGTTTGACGCTCTTTATATGAGTGTGATTGTTGTTACTACCCTTGGCTTTCAGGAGATTCATCCTCTTTCTGCAGGGGGAAGATTTTTTACTATTCTCTATTCCCTCGGTGGTATTATTGTTTTTGTCGGGATTTTGAGTTTACTGGGAGTTCAGATCATCGAGAGCTATCTCTCCATAGACAACAGGAGGAAACGTATGCTTCGAGAGCTTTTTATGATTCGTCAGCATTATATCGTCTGCGGGTGTGGCAAGGTAGGCAAACATGTTATAGAGACGCTTTTGCGAAACAAGAAACGTTTTGTGGGAATTGATATTGACCCCAAAAACTTCGAGCGTTTAAAACAGGAATACACGCTTGAGAACAACTGGCTTCTCGAGGGAGATGCCACTGATGAGGATGTGCTTTTACAGGCGGGCATTGATCGGGCAACGGCCATCTTTTGCTGTGTTCGTGATGATATCAAAAACCTTTTTATTGCCATGTCGGCAAAACAGCTCAATCCTCATATTAAAATCGCAACGTATGTGATTGATGAGAAAAATATCCGTAAGTTTCAGCAGATTGGTGTGGATGAGATTATCTCTGGGGATTTTCTCATTGGGCGCCATCTTGCCTCAACCATGCTCAATGAGCATTTTCTCTCCTTTGTCGGAGAGCTGGAATCATCCCCTGAAGAAAGTGTTTTTGTCGGAGAGGTGGTTATCGAACCAGACTCTTTTCTGATCGGCAAAAGTCTTCGTGATGCTGATATCTACCAAAACGTAGGGCTCCTTGTTTTTGCTATTCGGCGGGGAAGTACAACCTTCTACAATCCACATCCTGGAAATACCATTCTTGAGAGCGGAGATAAGCTTGTGGTTTTTGGGGAGAGGGAGAAAATCCAGGCTTTGGATAAATATGTGAATGGATAA
- a CDS encoding cation diffusion facilitator family transporter, with amino-acid sequence MHNHDHAESKKFWILIFLNGGITLFEVVVGFVAGSLALVADALHNLSDVGALGLSFWTKNLGKRSSDEKHTYGYKRAEILAALVNALVLIGISVLVIREAIERFFSPTETSALGMTLVGLVTFVANGLSSFLLHQDAKESLNMRSSYLHLLSDAFFSLAVATGGIVMWLLPSATWIDPLLSTFIALWMMRESWKVVKQTVEILMQAAAPLDYEKMRQAIEKVPGVKNIHHVHTWRSDEHTIYLEAHIEMDDRNLSEACEIGKRVEQELFEFGIAHVTLQYETDRCQEKSFFVKK; translated from the coding sequence ATGCATAATCATGATCATGCGGAAAGCAAAAAATTCTGGATTCTTATTTTCCTCAACGGGGGTATTACCCTTTTTGAAGTAGTGGTAGGATTTGTCGCGGGGAGCCTGGCCCTGGTAGCAGATGCTCTCCATAATCTAAGCGATGTAGGCGCTTTGGGCTTGAGTTTCTGGACAAAAAACCTTGGAAAACGCTCTTCGGACGAGAAACACACCTACGGCTATAAACGAGCCGAGATTCTCGCGGCTCTTGTGAATGCTCTTGTGCTTATAGGGATTTCTGTACTCGTTATTCGAGAGGCCATAGAACGTTTTTTCTCACCAACAGAAACAAGTGCCCTAGGGATGACTCTCGTAGGGCTGGTTACCTTCGTAGCGAATGGTCTTTCAAGTTTCCTTCTCCATCAGGATGCAAAAGAAAGTCTTAACATGCGTTCTTCTTACCTCCATCTGTTATCGGATGCGTTTTTCTCTCTTGCTGTTGCTACGGGAGGCATAGTTATGTGGCTTCTACCTTCGGCGACGTGGATAGATCCGCTTCTTTCCACGTTCATAGCCCTATGGATGATGCGAGAGTCCTGGAAAGTAGTAAAACAGACGGTGGAAATACTCATGCAAGCAGCAGCTCCTCTGGATTATGAAAAAATGAGACAGGCCATTGAGAAAGTCCCCGGCGTAAAAAATATCCATCATGTTCACACCTGGCGATCTGACGAACATACTATCTATCTCGAAGCCCACATTGAAATGGACGATAGAAACCTTTCGGAGGCATGTGAAATCGGGAAAAGAGTAGAACAAGAACTCTTCGAATTTGGTATTGCGCATGTAACTCTTCAATATGAAACAGACCGCTGTCAGGAAAAAAGCTTCTTTGTGAAAAAATAA
- a CDS encoding sugar phosphate nucleotidyltransferase has protein sequence MKGVIVAAGYGSRFLPLTKTLPKELLPLYDKTLLDMILDEFEEAGIRDIIIITSRRKKVLEDYLDREIELETVFTREKKTKHLDAIKPRDVNITFIRQQEMKGTGHALLLLKPWIKDEPFVVAYPDDIVLHTPGLSSQLLTMYAKHPSNYLVVREEHENISRYGVVAGKLEGETVSVSRIVEKPAPQDAPSNWVSIGRYLFEPELLSLLEEGWRHHTTGEFYHIDAINTLASRGKMRALPMQGMMLDTGEPESYLYSLLLYCQHHPKASQVVKRFFEKDYQKEI, from the coding sequence ATGAAAGGTGTCATTGTCGCAGCCGGGTATGGGAGTCGTTTTCTTCCTTTGACGAAGACGTTACCCAAGGAGCTTCTCCCTCTCTATGATAAGACCCTTCTCGATATGATTCTGGATGAGTTTGAAGAGGCAGGGATCAGGGATATCATCATCATTACCAGTCGGAGAAAAAAAGTTCTGGAAGATTATCTTGATAGAGAGATAGAACTTGAAACGGTATTTACGCGGGAAAAGAAAACAAAACACCTTGATGCTATTAAACCAAGAGATGTGAACATTACTTTTATCCGGCAACAGGAGATGAAAGGGACAGGACATGCGTTGCTTCTTCTTAAGCCCTGGATAAAGGATGAACCTTTTGTGGTGGCGTATCCTGATGATATCGTGCTTCACACCCCTGGTCTTTCCTCGCAGCTGCTCACAATGTATGCGAAACATCCTTCGAACTATCTCGTCGTTCGCGAAGAGCATGAGAATATCAGCCGCTATGGGGTAGTAGCCGGAAAGCTTGAGGGGGAAACGGTTTCTGTTTCTCGTATTGTGGAGAAACCTGCTCCTCAGGATGCTCCCAGTAACTGGGTATCCATAGGGCGGTATCTCTTTGAGCCTGAGCTTCTCTCTCTTCTGGAGGAGGGCTGGAGGCATCATACGACAGGAGAATTTTATCATATCGATGCGATAAATACCCTTGCTTCCCGGGGGAAGATGCGTGCTCTTCCCATGCAGGGGATGATGCTTGATACGGGCGAACCAGAGAGTTATCTCTATTCGCTTTTGCTTTATTGCCAGCACCATCCAAAGGCATCACAGGTAGTGAAACGTTTTTTTGAAAAGGACTACCAAAAGGAAATATAG
- a CDS encoding ATP-binding cassette domain-containing protein, translated as MRFCEDLFLSFGEKQIFEGFSLDILPGITAILGPSGCGKTTFLRMVLGLVKPTRGQIVTVRPAGVVFPELRLIDWLSSVDNIRLINPKLDLKKISTTFDELEIENPFLPVGKLSTGQKQRVALARAWLFGGEWLFLDEAFRAWDVGLKQRLFPRLRLQWKQEKKHVLLVTHDLSEALMLADRVIIFSFPPVKVLEAFSVEISEKERQNLTPEHPLFLRLAQSLKTYFDPITLMNQFHA; from the coding sequence ATGAGGTTTTGTGAGGATCTTTTTCTCTCTTTTGGGGAGAAACAGATTTTTGAAGGGTTTTCTTTAGATATTTTGCCCGGGATAACGGCTATCCTGGGGCCCTCTGGTTGTGGAAAGACAACCTTTCTTCGGATGGTCCTTGGTCTTGTCAAACCTACCAGGGGGCAGATAGTAACGGTGAGACCGGCGGGAGTGGTATTTCCGGAGCTTCGGCTTATTGACTGGCTCTCAAGTGTTGATAATATACGGCTTATAAATCCAAAATTGGATCTTAAAAAGATTTCTACTACCTTTGATGAGCTTGAGATCGAAAATCCATTTCTTCCTGTTGGAAAGCTCAGTACAGGTCAAAAACAGCGTGTTGCTCTTGCGCGCGCCTGGCTTTTTGGGGGTGAGTGGCTTTTCCTGGATGAGGCTTTTCGGGCTTGGGATGTGGGCTTAAAACAGCGTCTTTTCCCTCGTTTACGATTACAGTGGAAACAAGAAAAAAAACACGTTTTGTTGGTGACGCATGATCTGAGTGAAGCCTTGATGCTTGCAGATAGGGTGATTATCTTTTCCTTTCCGCCGGTAAAGGTGTTAGAGGCGTTTTCTGTGGAAATCTCTGAGAAGGAGCGACAAAACCTCACCCCTGAACATCCGCTTTTCCTGAGACTTGCTCAGAGCCTCAAAACTTATTTTGATCCTATCACCCTCATGAACCAGTTCCATGCATGA
- the rsmG gene encoding 16S rRNA (guanine(527)-N(7))-methyltransferase RsmG, translating into MLTKLSSEQQNLLDVYKKELLHWNKTTNLIGRSTEASFDEEHLQNSLEIIPFLKPDLPIIDVGTGGGLPGIPLAIALPDREIVLAEVDRKKLAFLYYITAKLHLANTRVVEVLPSFVFLEPCEIVSRAYGPIERILLWTRSHAPAAKHYVILKGAQVEKELSSLHLRDLSVHTLSRGCVVCFSLNDRSD; encoded by the coding sequence GTGCTAACTAAGCTCTCCTCGGAGCAACAGAATCTTCTTGATGTGTATAAAAAGGAGCTTCTTCATTGGAACAAAACCACCAATCTTATAGGCAGATCGACGGAAGCAAGTTTTGACGAAGAACATCTCCAAAACAGTCTGGAGATTATCCCTTTTTTAAAGCCTGATCTCCCCATTATTGATGTGGGAACAGGAGGGGGACTTCCTGGTATTCCGCTGGCGATTGCTCTTCCTGATCGGGAGATTGTGCTGGCCGAAGTGGACAGGAAAAAACTTGCCTTTCTCTATTATATTACTGCGAAGTTGCATCTTGCAAACACCCGTGTGGTGGAGGTTCTGCCTTCTTTTGTATTTTTAGAACCATGTGAGATAGTTTCCAGAGCGTATGGGCCAATTGAAAGGATTCTTCTCTGGACTAGAAGTCATGCTCCGGCGGCAAAGCACTATGTGATTCTCAAGGGTGCGCAGGTGGAAAAGGAGCTTTCCTCTCTTCACCTCAGGGATCTGAGTGTGCATACCCTTTCCCGCGGATGTGTTGTGTGTTTTTCTCTCAATGATAGAAGTGATTGA
- the gltX gene encoding glutamate--tRNA ligase yields the protein MVRTRFAPSPTGQIHVGNVRTALFAYLYAKKHGGQFVLRIEDTDLERSEEIYTQKLMEDLHWLGLSWDEGPDVGGPYGPYTQSERLSIYQEYAQKLIDEGRAYYCYCTPEEIEASKQKLLAEGKPPHYDGRCRYLTASQRRAFEAEGRKPVIRFVAYDQEYILQDVVKGEVHFPRGMVGDFVIIRSNGLPVYNYAVVIDDYLMKITHVLRGDDHLSNTVRQLMIYQALGATPPVFGHMALVLGPDKQKLSKRHGVTSVDEFRRLGYLPEALLNYLALLGWSSPDGRELLSKDELVELFDLDRLSSSPAVFDYDKLHWISKHYIIQMPLEKLYREAIPFFVETGWVTEEELQDPAKQNFFMGVLDLIRGYCSRLSDIKNHLVYFLREDFPIEAEAEPFLKLETTPKVLQAFYEKLQAETRDVDELVFREMAMEMMKELGVKGKNFFLPLRIAITGRVSGPEIYFILPLIGKQKALARVENLLQRLQAGH from the coding sequence ATGGTTCGAACTCGTTTTGCCCCGTCGCCTACAGGACAGATTCATGTAGGCAATGTTCGTACCGCGCTTTTTGCCTATCTTTATGCGAAAAAGCACGGTGGTCAGTTTGTTTTGCGTATTGAAGACACAGATCTCGAACGTTCTGAGGAGATCTATACTCAAAAACTCATGGAGGATCTTCATTGGCTTGGTTTGTCGTGGGACGAAGGACCAGATGTAGGGGGGCCATATGGTCCTTATACCCAAAGCGAACGTCTCTCCATCTATCAAGAGTATGCTCAGAAACTCATTGATGAGGGAAGAGCCTACTACTGCTATTGTACCCCCGAAGAGATCGAGGCATCGAAACAGAAGCTTCTTGCCGAGGGAAAACCTCCTCACTATGATGGACGGTGTAGGTATCTTACCGCTTCTCAGCGTAGGGCGTTTGAGGCGGAAGGGAGAAAACCGGTTATCCGTTTTGTGGCGTATGACCAGGAGTATATTCTTCAGGATGTGGTCAAAGGAGAGGTGCATTTTCCACGGGGGATGGTAGGGGATTTTGTGATTATTCGTTCAAATGGTCTGCCTGTCTATAACTATGCTGTTGTGATCGATGACTATCTCATGAAGATTACGCACGTCCTGAGAGGCGATGATCACCTTTCGAATACGGTGAGACAACTCATGATTTATCAAGCCCTTGGTGCTACACCACCGGTGTTTGGTCATATGGCACTGGTTCTTGGGCCGGATAAGCAGAAGCTTTCCAAACGTCATGGTGTTACCAGTGTTGACGAGTTCAGGCGATTGGGGTATCTTCCCGAGGCTTTGCTGAATTATCTTGCGCTTTTGGGCTGGTCGAGCCCGGATGGAAGAGAGCTTCTCTCAAAGGATGAACTTGTTGAGCTTTTTGATCTTGATAGGCTTTCTTCGAGTCCGGCTGTGTTTGACTACGATAAACTTCACTGGATTTCCAAACACTATATTATTCAGATGCCTCTTGAGAAACTTTACAGGGAGGCTATTCCTTTTTTTGTAGAGACGGGCTGGGTTACCGAAGAGGAGCTTCAGGATCCGGCGAAGCAAAACTTCTTTATGGGGGTACTGGATCTGATTCGGGGATATTGTAGCCGTCTCTCTGACATCAAAAATCATCTTGTCTACTTTTTGCGGGAGGATTTTCCTATTGAAGCAGAAGCCGAGCCTTTTTTGAAGCTTGAGACCACTCCAAAAGTGTTGCAGGCGTTTTATGAGAAGCTTCAGGCGGAAACAAGGGATGTGGATGAGCTTGTTTTTCGTGAGATGGCGATGGAGATGATGAAGGAACTCGGTGTGAAAGGGAAAAACTTCTTTCTCCCGTTGAGGATTGCTATTACGGGCCGTGTATCAGGACCTGAGATATATTTTATCCTTCCTCTTATTGGCAAGCAAAAGGCGCTTGCGAGAGTTGAGAATCTTTTGCAGCGTCTTCAAGCGGGGCATTGA
- the thrC gene encoding threonine synthase, with amino-acid sequence MRYISSRGNYPEIGISEAITTGMVPRGGLFLPENIPEMNFSFLLHTNDYREIGYRVLEPYFCHGEKHFTEEELRSSLEVAYRSTNFDTPEIAPVTVLSNNIGILELWHGPTAAFKDMALQILPHWLVIAKKKLNQKTVTIILVATSGDTGKAALEGFKNIPGTEIYVFFPDEGVSLVQKLQMLTTEGVNTRVIAVEGNFDDCQTMVKEIFANQDFKSKLATRQYKLSSANSINWGRLAPQIVYYVWGYVQLIRKLGLGIGHEIDVVVPTGNFGNILAAYYAKRMGLPIRRLICASNQNNVLTDFLRTGVYDRQRPFYKTYSPSMDILISSNLERFLAEVTKHNFLKIQNWYMELQQQGRFKVDSTTLAAIREVMSGYWTSEVQTLETIREVYHKENYLLDPHTAVAYHGLKQYWEDEEKKVPTLICSTASPFKFNGAIYQALFESEPPADEFAAIERIVEYTHLEPHRAVKTLQGKVVLHRDHIQPSEGLSYLEKKLFSKKHIRLKKPSHS; translated from the coding sequence ATGAGATATATCAGTTCGAGAGGCAATTACCCGGAAATTGGTATAAGCGAAGCGATCACTACAGGCATGGTCCCACGTGGTGGACTTTTCCTTCCGGAAAATATTCCAGAAATGAATTTTTCTTTTCTCCTCCATACAAACGATTACCGTGAGATAGGGTATCGGGTTCTTGAACCCTATTTTTGCCATGGAGAGAAGCATTTTACTGAAGAAGAACTCCGATCTTCCCTTGAGGTTGCTTACAGGAGTACCAACTTTGATACGCCAGAAATAGCCCCTGTTACTGTACTTTCAAACAATATAGGTATCCTTGAGCTCTGGCATGGCCCTACAGCTGCCTTTAAGGATATGGCGCTTCAAATTTTGCCTCACTGGCTTGTTATTGCCAAGAAAAAGCTCAATCAAAAAACCGTCACTATCATTCTCGTAGCCACCTCAGGAGACACGGGAAAAGCTGCTCTCGAAGGGTTTAAAAACATTCCCGGAACAGAAATCTATGTGTTTTTCCCCGATGAGGGGGTAAGTCTCGTCCAGAAACTCCAGATGCTCACCACCGAAGGCGTAAACACCAGGGTTATCGCTGTCGAAGGGAATTTTGATGACTGTCAAACGATGGTGAAAGAAATCTTTGCAAATCAGGATTTCAAGTCAAAACTTGCAACAAGACAGTATAAGCTCTCCTCGGCCAATTCTATCAACTGGGGAAGACTCGCCCCACAGATCGTGTACTACGTGTGGGGATATGTCCAGCTCATCCGTAAGCTCGGACTTGGTATTGGGCATGAAATCGATGTTGTTGTTCCTACCGGAAATTTTGGGAATATCCTTGCCGCCTACTACGCAAAACGCATGGGACTGCCTATACGCAGGCTTATCTGTGCTTCGAATCAGAATAATGTTCTTACCGATTTTCTCCGTACCGGCGTCTATGACCGACAACGTCCGTTTTATAAGACCTACAGTCCTTCGATGGATATCCTCATATCTTCGAATCTGGAGCGCTTCCTGGCGGAAGTCACCAAACACAACTTTCTTAAAATTCAAAACTGGTATATGGAACTCCAGCAACAGGGACGTTTCAAGGTAGATAGTACCACACTTGCTGCGATAAGAGAAGTGATGTCTGGCTACTGGACCTCCGAGGTTCAAACCCTTGAAACGATCCGTGAGGTTTACCACAAAGAAAACTATCTCCTTGATCCTCATACTGCCGTAGCTTACCATGGACTCAAACAATACTGGGAAGACGAAGAGAAAAAAGTCCCTACGCTCATCTGTAGCACGGCTTCTCCCTTTAAGTTTAACGGGGCTATATACCAGGCTCTTTTTGAGAGTGAACCACCTGCCGATGAGTTTGCTGCTATAGAAAGGATCGTAGAGTATACCCACCTTGAACCCCATCGTGCAGTAAAAACACTTCAGGGGAAAGTCGTGCTTCATCGAGATCATATCCAGCCGAGTGAAGGACTTAGTTACCTGGAGAAAAAACTCTTCTCCAAAAAACACATTCGACTCAAGAAACCTTCTCATTCATGA
- the dxr gene encoding 1-deoxy-D-xylulose-5-phosphate reductoisomerase gives MPKKVVLLGGTGSIGSSVLSIIRSYPEEFQLLGLSGHSQKEKIRALVEEFHPAYVCLPELPEWRENYRGINFLSGEEGLNILASLPEADMVVIAIAGLAGLGPTMAAIQHQKHLLSANKESIVAAGPLINASLDATNRQIIPLDSEHNAIFTLLTRFERESVKNIILTASGGPFFKKPADSRTSLQDVLKHPTWSMGSYITVNSATMLNKGFEVLEAHYLFRIPFESIRVLIHPQSLVHGIVELTDGTQVMVASPSDMRYPIGMAMFYPRIPPRSESSFSLVVKPLEFFDIPEGRFPLLKLAYEMGKKGGLFPLALNALNEEIVGACLEHRIRFIDIEILIEKGLERFSASEEARLSLSWESLFPAEKKARAIAQELIEERQRAN, from the coding sequence ATGCCAAAAAAGGTTGTTCTTCTCGGGGGCACAGGTTCGATAGGTTCCTCGGTGCTGAGTATTATTCGCTCTTATCCCGAGGAATTTCAACTTCTTGGTCTTAGTGGTCATAGTCAGAAGGAGAAGATACGAGCCCTGGTAGAAGAGTTTCATCCAGCGTATGTTTGTCTACCTGAACTTCCGGAGTGGAGAGAGAACTACAGGGGTATAAACTTCCTCTCAGGTGAAGAGGGCTTGAATATTCTTGCTTCTCTTCCTGAGGCGGATATGGTTGTTATTGCCATTGCTGGTCTTGCGGGGCTTGGTCCCACGATGGCGGCTATTCAACATCAGAAACATCTGCTTTCTGCAAATAAAGAGTCTATTGTGGCGGCAGGTCCACTTATCAATGCCTCACTGGATGCAACCAATCGTCAGATTATTCCTCTGGATAGTGAACACAATGCTATTTTCACCCTCTTAACCCGTTTTGAAAGGGAATCGGTAAAAAACATTATCCTTACTGCTTCTGGTGGCCCATTTTTTAAAAAACCTGCCGATAGTCGCACCTCTCTTCAGGATGTTCTCAAGCACCCCACATGGAGTATGGGAAGCTACATTACCGTGAATAGTGCCACCATGCTCAATAAAGGGTTTGAGGTTCTCGAGGCACATTATCTGTTTCGTATCCCTTTTGAGAGTATTCGTGTTCTTATCCATCCTCAATCGCTGGTGCATGGGATTGTCGAACTGACAGATGGGACACAGGTTATGGTCGCCTCTCCCAGTGACATGCGCTATCCGATAGGGATGGCAATGTTCTATCCCCGTATACCCCCGCGTTCAGAATCTTCTTTCTCTCTTGTCGTAAAGCCGTTAGAGTTTTTTGATATCCCGGAAGGGAGGTTCCCTCTTTTAAAGCTTGCCTATGAAATGGGCAAAAAGGGAGGACTTTTTCCTCTGGCATTGAATGCCCTTAACGAGGAGATTGTGGGAGCATGTCTTGAGCATAGGATACGATTTATTGATATAGAGATACTTATTGAAAAAGGACTTGAAAGGTTTAGTGCTAGTGAGGAAGCAAGACTTTCTCTTTCATGGGAATCGCTTTTTCCTGCGGAGAAAAAAGCCCGTGCTATCGCTCAAGAGCTTATTGAGGAGCGGCAACGTGCTAACTAA
- a CDS encoding M15 family metallopeptidase has protein sequence MREITKTLILAGWLVFSISWTKTSPIFPYQGLVDVSELSEGRILVRLIYSTTNNFLGEDVYGDLEKAYLVLEAAQRLVAAQNLLEQKRPGYRIVVYDAARPLSVQRKMWEKVKNTPQSIYVASPERGSLHNYGVAVDVSLVDETGQELDMGTPVDFFGELASPKYEKRFLQDGRLSQTQLSNRLLLREIMIQAGFSPIETEWWHFQMYGREEARKRYPIIP, from the coding sequence ATGAGAGAAATAACAAAAACTCTTATCCTGGCTGGTTGGCTGGTTTTCTCGATATCGTGGACCAAAACCTCTCCCATCTTTCCGTACCAGGGACTCGTTGATGTGAGTGAGCTTAGTGAAGGACGTATTCTTGTTCGTCTTATTTACTCTACCACCAACAACTTTCTCGGAGAGGATGTGTATGGTGATCTCGAAAAAGCGTATCTTGTTTTAGAAGCCGCTCAGAGACTCGTCGCTGCACAAAACCTTCTTGAACAAAAAAGACCGGGATATAGAATTGTTGTTTACGATGCTGCTCGCCCTCTCTCCGTTCAGAGAAAAATGTGGGAAAAGGTCAAAAATACACCACAAAGTATATATGTAGCTTCCCCAGAAAGAGGCTCCCTTCATAACTATGGTGTGGCAGTTGATGTGTCTCTTGTCGACGAAACAGGTCAGGAGCTTGACATGGGAACTCCGGTAGATTTTTTTGGTGAACTTGCCTCACCAAAGTATGAGAAGCGATTTCTCCAGGATGGAAGACTCTCCCAAACGCAACTAAGCAATCGCCTTCTTCTCCGTGAAATCATGATCCAGGCTGGTTTTTCTCCTATCGAAACAGAATGGTGGCATTTTCAGATGTATGGCCGTGAAGAAGCAAGAAAAAGATACCCCATTATTCCCTGA